Proteins co-encoded in one Pan paniscus chromosome 23, NHGRI_mPanPan1-v2.0_pri, whole genome shotgun sequence genomic window:
- the CABP7 gene encoding calcium-binding protein 7 isoform X1, with amino-acid sequence MPFHPVTAALMYRGIYTVPNLLSEQRPVDIPEDELEEIREAFKVFDRDGNGFISKQELGTAMRSLGYMPNEVELEVIIQRLDMDGDGQVDFEEFVTLLGPKLSTSGIPEKFHGTDFDTVFWKCDMQKLTVDELKRLLYDTFCEHLSMKDIENIIMTEEESHLGTAEECPVDVETCSNQQIRQTCVRKSLICAFAIAFIISVMLIAANQVLRSGMK; translated from the exons ATGCCGTTCCACCCGGTGACGGCGGCGTTGATGTACCGGGGCATCTACACCGTGCCCAACCTGCTGTCGGAGCAGCGCCCGGTGGACATCCCGGAGGACGAGCTGGAGG AGATCCGAGAGGCCTTCAAGGTGTTTGACCGTGACGGCAATGGCTTCATCTCCAAGCAGGAGCTGGGCACAGCCATGCGCTCACTGGGTTACATGCCCAACGaggtggagctggaggtcatcatCCAGCGGCTGGACATGGATG GTGATGGTCAAGTGGACTTTGAGGAGTTTGTGACCCTTCTGGGACCCAAACTCTCCACCTCAGGGATCCCAGAGAAGTTCCATGGCACCGACTTTGACACTGTCTTCTGGAAG TGCGACATGCAGAAGCTGACGGTGGATGAGCTGAAGCGGCTGCTCTACGACACCTTCTGCGAGCACCTGTCCATGAAGGACATAGAGAACATCATCATGACGGAGGAGGAGAGCCACCTGGGCACAGCCGAGGAGTGTCCCGTGGATGTGGAGA CCTGCTCCAACCAGCAGATCCGCCAGACTTGCGTGCGCAAGAGTCTCATCTGCGCCTTCGCCATCGCCTTCATCATCAGTGTCATGCTCATTGCGGCCAACCAGGTGCTGCGCAGTGGCATGAAGTAG
- the CABP7 gene encoding calcium-binding protein 7 isoform X2, with the protein MPFHPVTAALMYRGIYTVPNLLSEQRPVDIPEDELEEIREAFKVFDRDGNGFISKQELGTAMRSLGYMPNEVELEVIIQRLDMDGDGQVDFEEFVTLLGPKLSTSGIPEKFHGTDFDTVFWKKLTVDELKRLLYDTFCEHLSMKDIENIIMTEEESHLGTAEECPVDVETCSNQQIRQTCVRKSLICAFAIAFIISVMLIAANQVLRSGMK; encoded by the exons ATGCCGTTCCACCCGGTGACGGCGGCGTTGATGTACCGGGGCATCTACACCGTGCCCAACCTGCTGTCGGAGCAGCGCCCGGTGGACATCCCGGAGGACGAGCTGGAGG AGATCCGAGAGGCCTTCAAGGTGTTTGACCGTGACGGCAATGGCTTCATCTCCAAGCAGGAGCTGGGCACAGCCATGCGCTCACTGGGTTACATGCCCAACGaggtggagctggaggtcatcatCCAGCGGCTGGACATGGATG GTGATGGTCAAGTGGACTTTGAGGAGTTTGTGACCCTTCTGGGACCCAAACTCTCCACCTCAGGGATCCCAGAGAAGTTCCATGGCACCGACTTTGACACTGTCTTCTGGAAG AAGCTGACGGTGGATGAGCTGAAGCGGCTGCTCTACGACACCTTCTGCGAGCACCTGTCCATGAAGGACATAGAGAACATCATCATGACGGAGGAGGAGAGCCACCTGGGCACAGCCGAGGAGTGTCCCGTGGATGTGGAGA CCTGCTCCAACCAGCAGATCCGCCAGACTTGCGTGCGCAAGAGTCTCATCTGCGCCTTCGCCATCGCCTTCATCATCAGTGTCATGCTCATTGCGGCCAACCAGGTGCTGCGCAGTGGCATGAAGTAG
- the ZMAT5 gene encoding zinc finger matrin-type protein 5: MGKRYFCDYCDRSFQDNLHNRKKHLNGLQHLKAKKVWYDMFRDAAAILLDEQNKRPCRKFLLTGQCDFGSNCRFSHMSERDLQELSIQVEEERRAREWLLDAPELPEGHLEDWLEKRAKRLSSAPSSRAEPIRTTVFQYPVGWPPVQELPPSLRAPPPGGWPLQPRVQWG; encoded by the exons ATGGGGAAGCGATACTTCTGTGACTACTGCGACCGCTCCTTCCAGGACAACCTCCACAACCGCAAGAAGCACCTGAACGGGCTGCAGCACCTCAAGGCCAAGAAGGTCTGGTACGACATGTTCCGAG ATGCAGCTGCCATCTTGCTGGATGAGCAGAACAAGCGGCCCTGCAGGAAGTTTCTACTGACAG GCCAGTGCGACTTTGGCTCCAACTGCAGATTTTCCCACATGTCAGAGCGAGACCTGCAGGAGCTGAGCATCCAGGTGGAGG AGGAGAGGCGAGCCAGGGAGTGGCTACTAGATGCTCCTGAACTCCCCGAGGGCCATCTGGAGGACTGGCTGGAGAAGAGAGCCAAGCGGCTGAGCTCAGCCCCAAGTAGCAG ggcTGAACCCATCAGAACCACTGTCTTCCAGTACCCCGTGGGCTGGCCACCAGTTCAGGAGCTGCCTCCATCCCTGCGGGCACCCCCACCTGGGGGGTGGCCTCTGCAGCCCAGAGTCCAGTGGGGCTGA